GGTCTTCCGATAAATGGCAGCAGTCTTCAGCTGGTAAGTCCGAGTACCTCTGTGAATTTAGATTTGGTAGTTGAATAATTCTTCCATTATCTACATCTTGTTTTTCACTGTAGgtattaaaatgcaaaaaattttaaatactttgGACGCGTTGGATCGACACAGTTTTGAAAGAGTTgaccaaaataattcaattgacACCTTGTACAATAATATATTTCCTCCGATTACCGAGAAACCTGCTAGTAATCCATTGAATCCGAGCTCATCTTCGAAATTTAGCAACAAATCAAACAACAATACGAATAATAACAACGACGATAAAAAAGAATTCGTAAGTAGAGATAAGTAtgatacaaataaaaattagtgtggcagttttaaattcaatttttgaaaaaaaaaattaggatatTTGGCAAGATGAAGCTATAATTCACATACTTTGTGAATGGGCAATAAGTCATTTACGTACCGGTGAACATCGTGCCATCGCGGTAGCTCGTTTGTTAGAAAAACGtcagactgaaattttcaaccccggTACATTCAGTGCTCCCGGTGACAATGATATTTCCGATGATAAAGACTCAGTCACTTCAGTTCCTGTCCCATTTCCAATATTTCAACCTATACTCATGAAATACTTGGATCATCATGCACCGGTGTTAGGTAAGTTTAGATGCATTACAACGATGTGACGAATTCGTTTTAATAAAACCTCATATGTTATAGATAATAGCCCAGGTAGCGAAGTGAGGTTTATGAATTTAGTTCATATGTTTTCCCAGTTAATCAGGCACGATATGTTCTCACATGATGCGTACATGTGTACTTTGATATCAAGAGGAGATTTGAATACGTCTAATGGTTGGTACCTACTAGTATAAGTATATAAACAAATTAGTAGTTGTATTTCGAAcagcgttgattttttttcattgatttcagCCGGTAATAATGATAGTAATACGCCTCACAGCAACAATAATAAATCCATCGATACACCTGCAACAGCCGGACCAAGTAGCACTCATATGCATCTAGATGACGACAGTGGTATTTATGACATTAAGCCAAACATCAACGTGAGTCAATCGTTATTATTTGAAAGAGTTTTCTGTACTGTTCAAATATTAATTTCCATTTTGGCTTAAAGCAGGGCCGAGCAATGGATTACGATGATAGTAAAATTGACGACGATCTGGATAAACTGTTACAACACATTAAACAAGAACAACAAAATTCAATGGTAAATCattagtataatttttatttttaattctgcTTATTATTGGGATTTTTCTAAACCTCTCACAATGTGTTTCAGGACGGTCCTGATTCGCCCAAAGAACCTGGATCTTTTGTGACTAATTCTCTACCGGCGATAAATAATCATGACCAAAAAGACAACAGTCATTCATATAAATGTAAATCGTCTCGTCATGTTCTATACGCCACTCATTTCCCACTACCTTTGGTAATTTAATTGACTTAcattattgattgaaaatttatcaccgTGCTAACGATAATTTCATTATTTAGGACGACGAAATCGGTAATCATGACTGTAACCAAAGATACGTTTTATTATTTGGAGTTGGTAAACAAAGAGACGACGCTAGACatgctgtgaaaaaaattagcaaagaaatttcgaaattgttcAGCAAAAAATGTTGTATCGATGTTGCCGATGGTATTGATTTGTCgttaatttgaaaacatattgCAATGTTCGTTTTTAAACGATTAATTTTGTCTTTCTGTTTCAGGtggaaaagtgaaaaagcaGTTGCGCAAtgagtttaattttgaaataattacgaATAAAGTGCAAGCGTTATCCTACTTTGATCAGCATGTAGTTACATTTCAGTGCAGTGTGACTTTATTCGAAGTTATTAATAATTTTGCTAATGGTAAGTTTCACCCTTGTTCTTtctgtaatattttttgaatgaaaacttgAGATTATGCCATGTTTTTCTGTGGATTGAATTATTGAATGTTTTTTCATATTGACCGATGTTTCGAttcaattgtattttattttttcaatcgaaattcTATATATTCACCTAATTGAATTCTTTTCAGGTAATTCAATATATTTACCTGTTCAAGAATACGTAGCATTTTTATTTGACCTCATGGAGCTGTCATTGAACGTTGATCGGCTCATCGACTTTTGCATAATGGTAGCTATCTAATTCATCTcgaatattgaaattattaccCAGTGAAtaataaatgatttgatttttttgtacagattttgatggaaatacCAGAAGTTGAAAATCAGTTAATTAGTAGAGGATCTTCTTTGGTTAAAGTCTATAGTTCCTCTTTAATTCTATACATTCTGGGTGTTCTAAGACGATATCATTCTTGTTTACTAAGTAAGTTTTCGAATCACTTGATTCGTTGCGAATGTATGTATCCACCGTGAACTAACATACGTATGTGCTGTGGTTAATTTACAGTGTCGCAAGAACAAACGGTAGCGGTTTTCGAAGGACTATATCGCATTGTAAAAAATGTATCTAATCCTTGCGAATGTACTAGTGTAGAAAGATGCATATTTTCTCATTTGTACGACTTGTACACGTCCGCTTCTCCGTTATTGAAATCATTATCTATCGGATATGAATCTTTTGCTAATACTTACGTGAAGATATATAACGCGTATTATACTCCGGTCAACAGCACACCATCCAATCATGGACCATGGAATGATGAATTCATGCTTGAAGCTATAAGCAATTATCGTCGTGGAGGTATTTTCCTAAAGAAAACTTACATTTATTTGAACTATGTGATAGATATCAAAAATACatctacaaatttttaatggtCGGAATGGTCAGTTGGAAGCATAGAAACccatattatgatttttatctCAAGCTTTactctttttgtaaaaaaattaaagtataaTAATTGACAAATGAGCTCATCtcactgttttcaaaaattatcagaaaatcaaattcggtagcttaaaatttggttctaaagtgtggatgatatttttttttttggcgagacaaatttcagtttttttttccattctgcTTTGTTTATGAAGAAGAGTCCGTCGCTACATCATCTATTACGTGCCTATAATTGCATTGATACTGATTGagctttttttattattttacagtGCGGATAGATCCTATGTGGATTAGACTTCTCAATGAATCACCAGTGAATCGATATAATCTAGTGTGCAACGTGATCATTGCTTTATGCAAAAAATCCACGACAACCGATGTTGACAGATTGAACGaccttggaattttttgcgctGAATTAACTGCAGCTTGTAATGCTCTGACTGCAGAATGGATAGGTAAATAGAGTGGTTCTTATAATGCGATGTATTCGAATACATCTAACGATTAAACTTATGATTTCAGGAGTGCTAAAAGCGCTGTGTTGCTCTTCTAATCATCCATCGTATTTCGGCGACGTATTGACTCGAGTTGATCTGCAGGAATCCAGTAATCATAATTCGTTAGCAATTTTTACCGCAATTTTAGTCGGTCAGTGTGAttgcaagttttaaaaaatgttggcgACGAGTTAgcttttgacctttttttttttttttcatagctcGTAATTGTATTAGTTTGGAAGATTTCGTTGTCCAAGTTGCTCTTCCATCGCTCGTTATTGTTTGCAACGATGGTAATTATTGTTCATCGTTCAATAGTCGTTTATTaatcaaaaagtttttaaaatatcattttttttacaggtcGAAGAGATGCAGACGCTGATGCCGAAGCTGGAGCTAGATTAACGTGTCATCTCattttacgtttatttaaaACGAACGAAATTCCACAGCCAGGTTTATATTCAGTTGGTAAGCGTAAGCTGTTTCGaggaaagttttttgaaatacgaACAACGTGACAATAACGCTAATATTTAACAGGTACATCGCCACATCCGATGATGAATCCCAATTCCGGTATTTGGTGTATAAAGCAAAGCTGTGACCGTCACTTACTTGCTGCGATGCATAATAACATTAGAGTTGGAGCGTTGATTGCTGTCTTGAAGGTTCCTAGAAATATATTAACATTaaagaaaatttattattgaGATACATATCATGTGTACGTATGGGTATTAATTTCGAAATAACGTACGTTTCAGGCTGTTATCGCTGTCGGTGATGCAACAGCGGTTAGACCCGGCCTTCCATTGAAAAAATCTCCCAGCGGGCATCAGACGCCCAATCATTCGGCTAAAATGTCCGGTGAATTGTCAATTAGTCATATTCTTGGTACAACAGACTTCTCCGGTAGCTCAACTGATAACATTTTGTTGGATTTGAAGTAAGTTGAGCGATATCTGTAATCTTAAGATGAGATATGTACTTACGATGTATTACTGATGTTGTAATAACAGCTCGGAAACAACTGCTCCAAGTTTATCAGAATTCGCTCAATACGTTCTGAGGGAGATTTGTAATCAGGAATGGGTATTGGATCGTTGCCTGCAGAATCCCGAAATGTTATGTCGACCAGATATGCTTCTCGATCAGATGCTTACGCCCAAACAGGTATTGATTTTCATTATCCTTTTGTCGTCGATTTCAATTCTGTATTAATTTCTGGATGTTCGCAATAGGCTCAAAGACTCCTGCATATGATCTGCTATCCGGAAATCGCCGCTTCTACAGATAATTGCCTGGATCACAAAACGATCATTAATAATATTATTCAAGTAAATTTACACCCACTCGAGagtttgaaattatattttacgatatattaatgaaaattgaattttttcctccagAAATTAGACCAATGGACTTTACGTATGTCGTGTCTTGATATGCAGCTCATGTTTAAgcaattcaaagaaaattccGCTGAACTTAATCAGTGGCTAGATATGGTTGCTAAAGCCGCCATAAACGTGTTCCAATTAAATAAGTGAGTTGAAGCTATACCTACCGAAATAATTATGACGTGCGGGGAAGAAAATGAGGATCTGCTTGTTTTTTGAATGTCTCTGAATTaactcattttatttcattttttgcagagGTGAATCAAAAGCTAAACCTGAATCTATATGGTTAGTAGCGCCGCTGATTTCCAAATTACCCAGTGCAGTTCAGGGAAGAGTATTAAAAGTAGCAGGTACGTTTAGCTACGTAATATTTCATCCATCTGTTTATTTCAGAGAACTTctactttaaaatttcatttacagGCCAAGTCTTGGAGAATATAAACGTTTCCGGTAACACCCCATCAGGATCATCGACCTCCACCAGTAGCGGCGGCAGTAATAGCAGGAGTAGTAGTAAGGGTACACCGCAGCATCAACACCAACACATGTTACAACAGCAGAAAAGTCCAGCAGCTTCACCCGCGCCTTTGATTCATCATCAGCCATTTTTGTCATTGGTGTTGACTTGTCTAAAAGAACAAGATGATCAACGAGAAGCTCTGCTGGCATCGTTGCATTCGCAGttatctcaatttttagctcTCAGTAAAAGCGTAAGTGTGTTTAGTTGCGATTTTTGCGCAGTGAAACCTGAAACAGAGTAATTCATCGATTGCAAACGTTACAGGAACGTATGAATGGTGGTAGCGATGATTTTTGCGGTCGTAGCGAAGATGGTCTTTTATTGCGATTTAGCCTTGTTGGCGGTATGTTCGATACGATACAGAAGACCACCTCGCTGACCACTGATTGGGCTGTGTTGTTAGTGCAATTGATTACTCACGGTGTTATTGACAATAGCAATAATTCGTAAGTTCATCTGTTTGTTTGGCTTTAGCGACAGAAAAACTATCATGTAGGAATATTAATTCGGTTCTTTGATTTTAGGGATTTATTTAGTACGGTAATTGATATGCTTGCTACTTTGATTCATTCGACGTTGGTCTCCGATAGCCAGAACGAGAAAGGCGAAGAGAATCGTAgacattatcaaaatttgatgaaaaaattgaaaaaagtgcgTAATTTGTGGTATTTAAAGTATACCATCTatataaaatattcataatcaAATCATTTCACAGGAGGTTGGTGACAAAAAAAGTCTGTCAGTCGCACAAGTACGCCAATTATTACCACTACCCAAAGTCCAATGCGAAGTAATCGCTTGCGAACCCATTGGCTGTATTACCGATATCAAAGGAAATAAAATACCTGGATTCGATTCTTTGGATAAGAAACACGTATTTATTACTTTcacgattttcaattcatcCGCAAATGTGTCCGATAAATgacaataattttgtaatttttcatcatcagggCCTTCATGTCACAGAAAAGCAACGAGTCACCGCTTGGGATATATTGGAAGGTCACAAGAATCCATCACATTTATCATGGGCATGGTTCGGAGCCGTTAAAATGGAACGTAAACCTTTATGGTACGAAGAAAATCACAGACTGTTGAAGTACCATACTCATTCGTTGGTGAAACCATCGTCCTATTTTTTGGAACCACTACCTCTGCCCCCGGAAGACATGGAACCACCGATGGAAAAACCAGTGCGTTCAAATCTTTTTTATAGTTTAATCCGCGTCatcgattttgaatttctgaaaaccTTTAAcagttttacctttttttttttacttttgaaaagtgagatttttaacCAAaggtttgttttgaatttgcgatttcttttttttttttggtttgttaaCTCATTTTTCGGAGTAAACTGAGATCATTTCGAGATCATGGAGTTTGATAAAACACAGATAATGTGAATTGGTTCGAGTGAAATGTTTTGATTTATGGAGGGGCAACGAAATGTAAAATTCAGAGTTtttattttgtagtttttattttgcttttttttcattttagcgcCTAGCTGTGCGCTTTCGAAGGgcttagaattttattttcgattgGGTTTTTGTTTACGGTTGTAGTTTGCTTTTTCGTTGGTGGGTAGTTCGATTTTCGTATAGTTTTAATTTCTcgattgaatttaatttttggggtGGTAGGAAGGGga
The sequence above is a segment of the Planococcus citri chromosome 3, ihPlaCitr1.1, whole genome shotgun sequence genome. Coding sequences within it:
- the kto gene encoding mediator of RNA polymerase II transcription subunit 12 isoform X1, with amino-acid sequence MMGFSYEKRVLKRPKLGPPDVYPQQPKQKEDELTHAHVKSGFTFSPQLQEKEEFGSAHATVAKEQTDPKVNFESQKIAYFQPSRDVPKIGAFLNAIVIKKEEINTLQDSSKKRQQINTKENFWPATARSKNAVEAWFKDLAASKPLNSLSKKAPNFNKKEEMFSYLCDYQVPVLRATWFIKLSSAYSVAVSEQKIKKRQLPDPTQEWTSTLLRFMKEQLIKLQEYYQNQPSSVVSTPTSVAPTSADEQKIAMKQWQYCTLLAKHMYQEGLLERQEVLTWILDLLERLKLSNIEDGLLRLFLSLTLQYLREFVQSEQLSRRLVNLCARKLSNFVTVAINQQIQQQQQLQSENDSNQPPTPQTPSPCPTTNQTSNQQSNSTNATQNSITDPATILNEYLKCSHHRDMVISLSTIIQVVTLECPTALVWNNVGEGKSFSILNGSPLDHLPCTPANLPMPQRSATLHIRQQLRFGEELIRQRSSAAMNKWSSDKWQQSSAGIKMQKILNTLDALDRHSFERVDQNNSIDTLYNNIFPPITEKPASNPLNPSSSSKFSNKSNNNTNNNNDDKKEFDIWQDEAIIHILCEWAISHLRTGEHRAIAVARLLEKRQTEIFNPGTFSAPGDNDISDDKDSVTSVPVPFPIFQPILMKYLDHHAPVLDNSPGSEVRFMNLVHMFSQLIRHDMFSHDAYMCTLISRGDLNTSNAGNNDSNTPHSNNNKSIDTPATAGPSSTHMHLDDDSGIYDIKPNINGRAMDYDDSKIDDDLDKLLQHIKQEQQNSMDGPDSPKEPGSFVTNSLPAINNHDQKDNSHSYKCKSSRHVLYATHFPLPLDDEIGNHDCNQRYVLLFGVGKQRDDARHAVKKISKEISKLFSKKCCIDVADGGKVKKQLRNEFNFEIITNKVQALSYFDQHVVTFQCSVTLFEVINNFANGNSIYLPVQEYVAFLFDLMELSLNVDRLIDFCIMILMEIPEVENQLISRGSSLVKVYSSSLILYILGVLRRYHSCLLMSQEQTVAVFEGLYRIVKNVSNPCECTSVERCIFSHLYDLYTSASPLLKSLSIGYESFANTYVKIYNAYYTPVNSTPSNHGPWNDEFMLEAISNYRRGVRIDPMWIRLLNESPVNRYNLVCNVIIALCKKSTTTDVDRLNDLGIFCAELTAACNALTAEWIGVLKALCCSSNHPSYFGDVLTRVDLQESSNHNSLAIFTAILVARNCISLEDFVVQVALPSLVIVCNDGRRDADADAEAGARLTCHLILRLFKTNEIPQPGLYSVGTSPHPMMNPNSGIWCIKQSCDRHLLAAMHNNIRVGALIAVLKAVIAVGDATAVRPGLPLKKSPSGHQTPNHSAKMSGELSISHILGTTDFSGSSTDNILLDLNSETTAPSLSEFAQYVLREICNQEWVLDRCLQNPEMLCRPDMLLDQMLTPKQAQRLLHMICYPEIAASTDNCLDHKTIINNIIQKLDQWTLRMSCLDMQLMFKQFKENSAELNQWLDMVAKAAINVFQLNKGESKAKPESIWLVAPLISKLPSAVQGRVLKVAGQVLENINVSGNTPSGSSTSTSSGGSNSRSSSKGTPQHQHQHMLQQQKSPAASPAPLIHHQPFLSLVLTCLKEQDDQREALLASLHSQLSQFLALSKSERMNGGSDDFCGRSEDGLLLRFSLVGGMFDTIQKTTSLTTDWAVLLVQLITHGVIDNSNNSDLFSTVIDMLATLIHSTLVSDSQNEKGEENRRHYQNLMKKLKKEVGDKKSLSVAQVRQLLPLPKVQCEVIACEPIGCITDIKGNKIPGFDSLDKKHGLHVTEKQRVTAWDILEGHKNPSHLSWAWFGAVKMERKPLWYEENHRLLKYHTHSLVKPSSYFLEPLPLPPEDMEPPMEKPCPCVYCNQMKGGPPGAPDTPTSVEQSPRGMKRSMKQGPANQRRKKQPTKPITPAGPLPPGMHPQVQGAQVPNQHMNYPGGGPPQGPQGQGNGNMYPCQPGPGNSGQWGGYPPQQGGHMAQQPAPPYYSQHQMPPGVPNGPAGSRFDRPMPSQSKQALSNMLRSRQPNQYMGMQQQPGMPGHNFPGMPPQQRQQFLRQQIRAPHSMQLPVQQSGPGPMYPNNGPGPAQQQQQMFSNMPQGMNQNYSGYGNQQQQQQQQQQQQQHPQLMAAAVQQQQQQQQQQQQQMVGNPQPSMYQQQSQHLQQQQGGSFAMRQDFQQQRMRNTAYMQSPNVTMNSMGNQPPAPPYSRPSAPPSQVPMGNQQYPQNISQQGVTRFLMMQQQQQAQAQQQQQQQQRMAQLRQLQGGGQPQQNPYSMQPPPY
- the kto gene encoding mediator of RNA polymerase II transcription subunit 12 isoform X3 translates to MMGFSYEKRVLKRPKLGPPDVYPQQPKQKEDELTHAHVKSGFTFSPQLQEKEEFGSAHATVAKEQTDPKVNFESQKIAYFQPSRDVPKIGAFLNAIVIKKEEINTLQDSSKKRQQINTKENFWPATARSKNAVEAWFKDLAASKPLNSLSKKAPNFNKKEEMFSYLCDYQVPVLRATWFIKLSSAYSVAVSEQKIKKRQLPDPTQEWTSTLLRFMKEQLIKLQEYYQNQPSSVVSTPTSVAPTSADEQKIAMKQWQYCTLLAKHMYQEGLLERQEVLTWILDLLERLKLSNIEDGLLRLFLSLTLQYLREFVQSEQLSRRLVNLCARKLSNFVTVAINQQIQQQQQLQSENDSNQPPTPQTPSPCPTTNQTSNQQSNSTNATQNSITDPATILNEYLKCSHHRDMVISLSTIIQVVTLECPTALVWNNVGEGKSFSILNGSPLDHLPCTPANLPMPQRSATLHIRQQLRFGEELIRQRSSAAMNKWSSDKWQQSSAGIKMQKILNTLDALDRHSFERVDQNNSIDTLYNNIFPPITEKPASNPLNPSSSSKFSNKSNNNTNNNNDDKKEFDIWQDEAIIHILCEWAISHLRTGEHRAIAVARLLEKRQTEIFNPGTFSAPGDNDISDDKDSVTSVPVPFPIFQPILMKYLDHHAPVLDNSPGSEVRFMNLVHMFSQLIRHDMFSHDAYMCTLISRGDLNTSNAGNNDSNTPHSNNNKSIDTPATAGPSSTHMHLDDDSGIYDIKPNINGRAMDYDDSKIDDDLDKLLQHIKQEQQNSMDGPDSPKEPGSFVTNSLPAINNHDQKDNSHSYKCKSSRHVLYATHFPLPLDDEIGNHDCNQRYVLLFGVGKQRDDARHAVKKISKEISKLFSKKCCIDVADGGKVKKQLRNEFNFEIITNKVQALSYFDQHVVTFQCSVTLFEVINNFANGNSIYLPVQEYVAFLFDLMELSLNVDRLIDFCIMILMEIPEVENQLISRGSSLVKVYSSSLILYILGVLRRYHSCLLMSQEQTVAVFEGLYRIVKNVSNPCECTSVERCIFSHLYDLYTSASPLLKSLSIGYESFANTYVKIYNAYYTPVNSTPSNHGPWNDEFMLEAISNYRRGVRIDPMWIRLLNESPVNRYNLVCNVIIALCKKSTTTDVDRLNDLGIFCAELTAACNALTAEWIGVLKALCCSSNHPSYFGDVLTRVDLQESSNHNSLAIFTAILVARNCISLEDFVVQVALPSLVIVCNDGRRDADADAEAGARLTCHLILRLFKTNEIPQPGLYSVGTSPHPMMNPNSGIWCIKQSCDRHLLAAMHNNIRVGALIAVLKAVIAVGDATAVRPGLPLKKSPSGHQTPNHSAKMSGELSISHILGTTDFSGSSTDNILLDLNSETTAPSLSEFAQYVLREICNQEWVLDRCLQNPEMLCRPDMLLDQMLTPKQAQRLLHMICYPEIAASTDNCLDHKTIINNIIQKLDQWTLRMSCLDMQLMFKQFKENSAELNQWLDMVAKAAINVFQLNKGESKAKPESIWLVAPLISKLPSAVQGRVLKVAGQVLENINVSGNTPSGSSTSTSSGGSNSRSSSKGTPQHQHQHMLQQQKSPAASPAPLIHHQPFLSLVLTCLKEQDDQREALLASLHSQLSQFLALSKSERMNGGSDDFCGRSEDGLLLRFSLVGGMFDTIQKTTSLTTDWAVLLVQLITHGVIDNSNNSDLFSTVIDMLATLIHSTLVSDSQNEKGEENRRHYQNLMKKLKKEVGDKKSLSVAQVRQLLPLPKVQCEVIACEPIGCITDIKGNKIPGFDSLDKKHGLHVTEKQRVTAWDILEGHKNPSHLSWAWFGAVKMERKPLWYEENHRLLKYHTHSLVKPSSYFLEPLPLPPEDMEPPMEKPGAQVPNQHMNYPGGGPPQGPQGQGNGNMYPCQPGPGNSGQWGGYPPQQGGHMAQQPAPPYYSQHQMPPGVPNGPAGSRFDRPMPSQSKQALSNMLRSRQPNQYMGMQQQPGMPGHNFPGMPPQQRQQFLRQQIRAPHSMQLPVQQSGPGPMYPNNGPGPAQQQQQMFSNMPQGMNQNYSGYGNQQQQQQQQQQQQQHPQLMAAAVQQQQQQQQQQQQQMVGNPQPSMYQQQSQHLQQQQGGSFAMRQDFQQQRMRNTAYMQSPNVTMNSMGNQPPAPPYSRPSAPPSQVPMGNQQYPQNISQQGVTRFLMMQQQQQAQAQQQQQQQQRMAQLRQLQGGGQPQQNPYSMQPPPY
- the kto gene encoding mediator of RNA polymerase II transcription subunit 12 isoform X2, producing MMGFSYEKRVLKRPKLGPPDVYPQQPKQKEDELTHAHVKSGFTFSPQLQEKEEFGSAHATVAKEQTDPKVNFESQKIAYFQPSRDVPKIGAFLNAIVIKKEEINTLQDSSKKRQQINTKENFWPATARSKNAVEAWFKDLAASKPLNSLSKKAPNFNKKEEMFSYLCDYQVPVLRATWFIKLSSAYSVAVSEQKIKKRQLPDPTQEWTSTLLRFMKEQLIKLQEYYQNQPSSVVSTPTSVAPTSADEQKIAMKQWQYCTLLAKHMYQEGLLERQEVLTWILDLLERLKLSNIEDGLLRLFLSLTLQYLREFVQSEQLSRRLVNLCARKLSNFVTVAINQQIQQQQQLQSENDSNQPPTPQTPSPCPTTNQTSNQQSNSTNATQNSITDPATILNEYLKCSHHRDMVISLSTIIQVVTLECPTALVWNNVGEGKSFSILNGSPLDHLPCTPANLPMPQRSATLHIRQQLRFGEELIRQRSSAAMNKWSSDKWQQSSAGIKMQKILNTLDALDRHSFERVDQNNSIDTLYNNIFPPITEKPASNPLNPSSSSKFSNKSNNNTNNNNDDKKEFDIWQDEAIIHILCEWAISHLRTGEHRAIAVARLLEKRQTEIFNPGTFSAPGDNDISDDKDSVTSVPVPFPIFQPILMKYLDHHAPVLDNSPGSEVRFMNLVHMFSQLIRHDMFSHDAYMCTLISRGDLNTSNAGNNDSNTPHSNNNKSIDTPATAGPSSTHMHLDDDSGIYDIKPNINGRAMDYDDSKIDDDLDKLLQHIKQEQQNSMDGPDSPKEPGSFVTNSLPAINNHDQKDNSHSYKCKSSRHVLYATHFPLPLDDEIGNHDCNQRYVLLFGVGKQRDDARHAVKKISKEISKLFSKKCCIDVADGGKVKKQLRNEFNFEIITNKVQALSYFDQHVVTFQCSVTLFEVINNFANGNSIYLPVQEYVAFLFDLMELSLNVDRLIDFCIMILMEIPEVENQLISRGSSLVKVYSSSLILYILGVLRRYHSCLLMSQEQTVAVFEGLYRIVKNVSNPCECTSVERCIFSHLYDLYTSASPLLKSLSIGYESFANTYVKIYNAYYTPVNSTPSNHGPWNDEFMLEAISNYRRGVRIDPMWIRLLNESPVNRYNLVCNVIIALCKKSTTTDVDRLNDLGIFCAELTAACNALTAEWIGVLKALCCSSNHPSYFGDVLTRVDLQESSNHNSLAIFTAILVARNCISLEDFVVQVALPSLVIVCNDGRRDADADAEAGARLTCHLILRLFKTNEIPQPGLYSVGTSPHPMMNPNSGIWCIKQSCDRHLLAAMHNNIRVGALIAVLKAVIAVGDATAVRPGLPLKKSPSGHQTPNHSAKMSGELSISHILGTTDFSGSSTDNILLDLNSETTAPSLSEFAQYVLREICNQEWVLDRCLQNPEMLCRPDMLLDQMLTPKQAQRLLHMICYPEIAASTDNCLDHKTIINNIIQKLDQWTLRMSCLDMQLMFKQFKENSAELNQWLDMVAKAAINVFQLNKGESKAKPESIWLVAPLISKLPSAVQGRVLKVAGQVLENINVSGNTPSGSSTSTSSGGSNSRSSSKGTPQHQHQHMLQQQKSPAASPAPLIHHQPFLSLVLTCLKEQDDQREALLASLHSQLSQFLALSKSERMNGGSDDFCGRSEDGLLLRFSLVGGMFDTIQKTTSLTTDWAVLLVQLITHGVIDNSNNSDLFSTVIDMLATLIHSTLVSDSQNEKGEENRRHYQNLMKKLKKEVGDKKSLSVAQVRQLLPLPKVQCEVIACEPIGCITDIKGNKIPGFDSLDKKHGLHVTEKQRVTAWDILEGHKNPSHLSWAWFGAVKMERKPLWYEENHRLLKYHTHSLVKPSSYFLEPLPLPPEDMEPPMEKPMKGGPPGAPDTPTSVEQSPRGMKRSMKQGPANQRRKKQPTKPITPAGPLPPGMHPQVQGAQVPNQHMNYPGGGPPQGPQGQGNGNMYPCQPGPGNSGQWGGYPPQQGGHMAQQPAPPYYSQHQMPPGVPNGPAGSRFDRPMPSQSKQALSNMLRSRQPNQYMGMQQQPGMPGHNFPGMPPQQRQQFLRQQIRAPHSMQLPVQQSGPGPMYPNNGPGPAQQQQQMFSNMPQGMNQNYSGYGNQQQQQQQQQQQQQHPQLMAAAVQQQQQQQQQQQQQMVGNPQPSMYQQQSQHLQQQQGGSFAMRQDFQQQRMRNTAYMQSPNVTMNSMGNQPPAPPYSRPSAPPSQVPMGNQQYPQNISQQGVTRFLMMQQQQQAQAQQQQQQQQRMAQLRQLQGGGQPQQNPYSMQPPPY